Genomic window (Candidatus Zixiibacteriota bacterium):
CGCTGTTGTCGAATCGGAAGTTACCAAAATCGACCGTGAGAAAAAAATAGTTCATGTGAAGGATCTGAAAAGCGGAGATGTTTATCAGCATGGCTACGACAAGTTGGTGCTTGCCACCGGGGCATCTCCTGTGACACCACCGATTGAATTTCCAGAATCAGATCGTATCAGCCATTTCACACGGCCTTCGGACGCTATCAACTTCCGAAAATCAGCTCAGACCGGTCAGGTTGGATCGGCATTGATCCTGGGAGGCGGTTTTATCGGATGCGAGCTGGCCGAATCCTGTGGAGGCTTATGGGGACTCGAGACCACGCTGGTCGAAAAAGAACCTCAACTGCTACCATATGTGCTGGACCGCGAGATGTCTCTGCCAGTTGAAAAACACCTGGCTGAAAACGATGTCAATGTCCTGATCGATACCCGTGTGACTAAAGTCGAAGCACCTGATGATGATACCGTCGTGGTGACTCTCACCAACGATAAAAAAGTAACAGTCGATTACCTTTTTGTC
Coding sequences:
- a CDS encoding pyridine nucleotide-disulfide oxidoreductase, which produces MDKSDVVIIGGVACGCKTAASLARRKPEFKITLFQKEKELSYGTCGLPYFASGDIDSFRQLTETNYNVVRDIDFFKNSKGFNAVVESEVTKIDREKKIVHVKDLKSGDVYQHGYDKLVLATGASPVTPPIEFPESDRISHFTRPSDAINFRKSAQTGQVGSALILGGGFIGCELAESCGGLWGLETTLVEKEPQLLPYVLDREMSLPVEKHLAENDVNVLIDTRVTKVEAPDDDTVVVTLTNDKKVTVDYLFVCAGVRPASELAREAGLELGESGGIAVDDSMCTSDPDIYAGGDVVELRHQVTGQPLYIPMGSLANRHGRIIAENIAGGNS